A genomic region of Candidatus Eremiobacteraceae bacterium contains the following coding sequences:
- a CDS encoding carboxypeptidase-like regulatory domain-containing protein — MKIALGIAALMCAAVAFAAPATASWFHSNAKAQISGQVVDDRYGKPLEGIDVMAVSAGTTTVEASTTSDKNGRFTLRGLRAGDYRLVFQRPGSGQAYVDGIAVRADDHLVLISPFAVPNVAVALTQEIGMRPQCGKLLQPGQTADVYVVCSGY; from the coding sequence ATGAAAATCGCACTTGGAATCGCCGCCTTGATGTGCGCAGCAGTTGCATTTGCGGCGCCGGCAACGGCATCGTGGTTCCACTCGAACGCGAAGGCGCAGATCAGCGGTCAAGTGGTGGACGATCGTTACGGCAAACCCCTTGAGGGCATCGACGTGATGGCGGTCTCGGCAGGCACGACAACCGTTGAGGCTTCAACGACTTCCGATAAAAATGGACGCTTTACGCTGCGCGGATTGCGCGCCGGCGATTACCGGTTGGTCTTCCAGCGCCCGGGATCCGGCCAGGCATATGTCGACGGAATAGCCGTCAGAGCAGACGACCATCTCGTCTTGATCTCGCCGTTCGCCGTTCCCAACGTCGCGGTGGCTCTGACCCAGGAAATCGGCATGCGGCCCCAGTGCGGCAAGCTTCTCCAGCCGGGCCAGACGGCCGACGTTTACGTGGTTTGCAGCGGCTATTAG